In Burkholderia savannae, one genomic interval encodes:
- a CDS encoding LysR family transcriptional regulator: protein MESLSGFVVFVQVAETRSFVAAARALGVSASAVGKRIARLEARLNVRLFHRSTRSIALTAEGARFLERCRRVLAEIEQAEQELSRSAHAPSGRLRVSLPAISAPVLPVLADFMAAYPDILLDLDFTDRLVDVIDEGFDAVVRGGEPRDSRLSSRLLGTYKQVIVGSPDYFARHGAPDTPADLARHACLHYRFPSSGKLERWPLRPAPGDADVELPTSMICNNVETRACFAVRGRGIACVPEFAVRDELASGRLRTALDAYVERSQSFYVLWPSGRHASPKLRAFVDFIAGRMFA from the coding sequence ATGGAGAGTCTGAGCGGGTTCGTCGTGTTCGTGCAGGTCGCGGAGACTCGCAGCTTCGTCGCGGCGGCCCGCGCGCTGGGCGTATCCGCATCGGCCGTCGGCAAGCGGATCGCGCGGCTCGAAGCGCGGCTGAACGTGCGGCTCTTTCATCGCAGCACGCGCAGCATCGCGCTGACGGCCGAGGGCGCGCGCTTTCTCGAGCGGTGCCGGCGCGTGCTCGCGGAAATCGAGCAAGCCGAGCAGGAGCTGTCGCGCAGCGCGCACGCGCCGAGCGGCCGGCTGCGCGTGAGCCTGCCCGCGATCAGCGCGCCCGTGCTGCCCGTGCTCGCCGACTTCATGGCGGCCTACCCGGACATCCTGCTCGACCTCGATTTCACCGATCGGCTCGTCGACGTGATCGACGAAGGCTTCGACGCGGTCGTGCGCGGCGGCGAGCCGCGCGATTCGCGGCTGTCGTCGCGGCTGCTCGGCACGTACAAGCAGGTCATCGTCGGCTCGCCCGATTATTTCGCGCGTCACGGCGCGCCGGACACGCCCGCCGATCTCGCGCGCCACGCATGCCTCCACTATCGCTTTCCGAGCAGCGGCAAGCTGGAGCGCTGGCCGCTGCGGCCCGCGCCCGGCGACGCCGACGTCGAGCTGCCGACGTCGATGATCTGCAACAACGTCGAGACGCGCGCGTGCTTCGCGGTGCGCGGGCGCGGCATCGCATGCGTGCCGGAATTCGCCGTGCGCGACGAGCTCGCGAGCGGCCGGCTGCGCACGGCGCTCGACGCATACGTCGAGCGCTCGCAGTCGTTCTACGTGCTATGGCCGTCGGGGCGGCACGCTTCGCCGAAGCTGCGCGCGTTCGTCGATTTCATCGCCGGGCGCATGTTCGCGTAG
- a CDS encoding HAD family hydrolase, with the protein MTAHASGARALVCDCDGVLIDSEAIAADVLVRELEARWPGVAVRPIVMPLLGLRTERVLDSASARAGRSLADSDVEAIRRSVEAAAVEAPVVDGIDAALARIDLTIACASNSRRHYVDAALRRTGLKRFFGERIFCADGVARPKPAPDVYLAAAHTLGVAPSRCLVVEDSATGVTAASAAGMTVLGFVGGGHASPSHVCALRGIGARRVFDDMRELPGLVAQWVETGAVEPH; encoded by the coding sequence ATGACGGCGCATGCGAGCGGCGCGCGCGCGCTCGTCTGCGATTGCGACGGCGTGCTGATCGACAGCGAGGCGATCGCGGCCGACGTGCTCGTGCGCGAGCTCGAGGCGCGCTGGCCGGGCGTCGCGGTGCGGCCGATCGTGATGCCGCTCCTCGGCCTGCGCACGGAGCGCGTGCTCGACAGCGCGAGCGCGCGCGCGGGCCGCTCGCTCGCCGATTCGGATGTCGAAGCGATTCGGCGCAGCGTCGAGGCGGCGGCCGTCGAGGCGCCCGTCGTCGACGGCATCGACGCGGCGCTCGCGCGAATCGACCTGACGATCGCGTGCGCGAGCAACAGCCGCCGGCATTACGTCGACGCCGCGCTGCGACGCACGGGCCTCAAGCGTTTCTTCGGCGAACGAATCTTCTGCGCGGACGGCGTCGCGCGGCCGAAGCCCGCGCCCGACGTTTATCTGGCCGCCGCGCACACGCTCGGCGTCGCGCCGTCGCGATGCCTCGTCGTCGAGGACAGCGCGACGGGCGTGACGGCCGCGTCGGCGGCCGGCATGACGGTGCTCGGCTTCGTCGGCGGCGGCCACGCGTCGCCGTCGCATGTGTGCGCGCTGCGCGGCATCGGCGCGCGGCGCGTGTTCGACGACATGCGCGAGCTGCCCGGACTCGTCGCGCAGTGGGTCGAGACGGGCGCGGTCGAGCCGCATTGA
- a CDS encoding serine hydrolase domain-containing protein has product MSLSSLSGLGGRLDAAIDAALTERRVVGAVVLVARRGELAYRRAAGLADREAGAPMREDALFRLASVSKPIVSAAAMRAVAAGKLDLDASVTRWLPGFTPPLADGRPARITARHLLSHTAGLGYRFLEAHAHGPYARAGVSDGMDLAGISLAENLRRIASVPLQFEPGASWAYSVATDVLGALVEAACDMPLEDAVAALVTTPLGMVDTRFYAHDAARLATPYVDASGVAASGVATPGEPRRMASLEIAPPFPDTVGIRFAPARALDPHAFASGGGGMVGTASDVLALLEALRTGGDGWLPAARIDDMARIQPGAADLPTAPGFGFGLGFSVLRDPVAAQSPESAGTWRWGGAYGHAWFVDRAAGLSVVALTNTAYEGMSGRFVADVRDAVYGAVCAARERAA; this is encoded by the coding sequence ATGTCCCTTTCATCGTTGTCCGGGCTCGGCGGGCGGCTCGACGCGGCCATCGACGCCGCACTGACCGAGCGGCGCGTCGTCGGCGCCGTCGTGCTCGTCGCGCGGCGCGGCGAGCTCGCGTATCGGCGCGCGGCGGGATTGGCCGATCGCGAGGCCGGCGCGCCGATGCGCGAAGACGCGCTGTTCCGGCTCGCGTCGGTTTCGAAGCCGATCGTGTCGGCGGCGGCGATGCGCGCCGTCGCGGCGGGCAAGCTCGATCTCGACGCGAGCGTCACGCGCTGGCTGCCCGGGTTCACGCCGCCGCTGGCGGACGGGCGCCCGGCGCGCATCACGGCGCGACATCTGCTGTCGCATACGGCGGGCCTCGGCTACCGTTTTCTCGAAGCGCACGCGCACGGCCCGTATGCGCGCGCCGGCGTGTCGGACGGCATGGATCTCGCCGGCATTTCGCTCGCCGAGAATCTGCGCCGCATCGCGAGCGTGCCGCTGCAGTTCGAGCCGGGCGCGTCATGGGCGTATTCGGTCGCGACCGACGTGCTCGGCGCGCTCGTCGAAGCCGCGTGCGACATGCCGCTCGAGGACGCGGTGGCGGCGCTCGTGACGACCCCGCTCGGCATGGTCGACACGCGCTTTTACGCGCACGACGCGGCGCGGCTTGCAACGCCGTATGTCGACGCGTCGGGCGTCGCTGCGTCGGGCGTCGCTACGCCCGGCGAGCCCCGGCGCATGGCGTCGCTCGAAATCGCGCCGCCGTTTCCCGACACTGTCGGCATCCGCTTCGCGCCCGCCCGCGCGCTCGATCCGCATGCGTTCGCATCGGGCGGCGGCGGGATGGTCGGCACGGCGTCCGATGTCCTCGCGCTGCTCGAGGCGTTGCGCACCGGCGGCGACGGCTGGCTGCCCGCCGCGCGGATCGACGACATGGCGCGCATCCAGCCGGGCGCGGCCGATCTGCCGACGGCGCCCGGCTTCGGCTTCGGGCTCGGATTTTCGGTGCTGCGCGACCCGGTCGCCGCGCAATCGCCGGAATCCGCCGGCACGTGGCGCTGGGGCGGCGCGTATGGTCACGCGTGGTTCGTCGACCGCGCGGCCGGCTTGAGCGTCGTGGCGCTCACCAATACCGCCTACGAGGGCATGTCGGGACGCTTCGTCGCCGATGTGCGCGACGCGGTGTACGGCGCGGTTTGCGCCGCGCGGGAGCGTGCGGCATGA
- a CDS encoding haloacid dehalogenase-like hydrolase: MKTGRRHFVRSVASASAALAAAAWSPARAASDAPAAPLSLTPGRWSPNNVARLRAVLAEHGSTGARYRADRRPYAVFDWDNTSIMNDCEEALLMHQIDGLHYRLTPEQFSAILRQGVPDGPFDAKLGYTTVDGKPVRMEDIAADVDADYRWLHANYRGLAGDKPLDEIRRSEQFKDFRAKLYFMYDAICDTYPVEIGYKWIMYWYAGMTRDELQTMAFDSNVANLGDALRKVTYESSRVLPGRAGVIAATHFHGIRIHEEIRAVMDTLRSNGIDVYVSTASLDDVVRVFAGHPAFGYGVPAENVIGMRLVTADGKYVNEYLPDWHFNYGPGKTVGIRRELQAKKGYGPLLVFGDSDGDAWMLRDFDDTAVGVIVNRMKKGEIGLDSRKAAEQIGAKNARLVLQGRDENTGLMVADERSIKYGKRDPKLLA; encoded by the coding sequence ATGAAAACAGGACGTCGACACTTCGTGCGCTCGGTCGCGAGCGCCTCGGCCGCGCTCGCGGCCGCCGCATGGTCCCCCGCGCGCGCCGCATCCGACGCGCCCGCGGCCCCGCTCTCGCTCACACCGGGCCGCTGGTCGCCGAACAACGTCGCGCGGCTGCGCGCGGTGCTCGCCGAGCACGGCTCGACGGGCGCGCGCTACCGCGCCGACCGCCGCCCGTACGCGGTGTTCGACTGGGACAACACGAGCATCATGAACGACTGCGAAGAGGCGTTGCTGATGCACCAGATCGACGGGCTGCATTACCGGCTCACGCCCGAGCAGTTCTCCGCGATCCTGCGCCAGGGCGTGCCCGACGGCCCGTTCGATGCGAAGCTCGGCTACACGACGGTCGACGGCAAGCCGGTGCGCATGGAGGACATCGCCGCCGACGTCGACGCCGACTATCGCTGGCTGCACGCGAACTACCGGGGCCTCGCCGGCGACAAGCCGCTCGACGAGATCCGCCGCAGCGAGCAGTTCAAGGATTTCCGCGCGAAGCTGTACTTCATGTACGACGCGATCTGCGACACGTATCCCGTCGAGATCGGCTACAAGTGGATCATGTACTGGTACGCGGGCATGACGCGCGACGAACTGCAGACGATGGCGTTCGACAGCAACGTCGCGAATCTCGGCGACGCGCTGCGCAAGGTCACGTACGAGAGCTCGCGCGTGCTGCCGGGCCGAGCGGGCGTCATCGCCGCGACGCACTTCCACGGCATCCGCATCCACGAGGAAATTCGCGCGGTGATGGACACGCTGCGCTCGAACGGCATCGACGTATACGTCAGCACCGCGTCGCTCGACGACGTCGTGCGCGTGTTCGCGGGCCACCCGGCGTTCGGCTACGGCGTGCCCGCCGAGAACGTGATCGGCATGCGGCTCGTGACGGCCGACGGCAAGTACGTGAACGAATACCTGCCGGACTGGCATTTCAACTACGGGCCGGGCAAGACGGTCGGCATTCGCCGCGAACTGCAGGCGAAGAAGGGCTACGGGCCGCTTCTCGTGTTCGGCGACAGCGACGGCGACGCATGGATGCTGCGCGACTTCGACGATACCGCCGTCGGCGTGATCGTCAACCGGATGAAGAAAGGCGAGATCGGCCTCGACAGCCGCAAGGCGGCCGAGCAGATCGGCGCGAAGAACGCGCGGCTCGTGCTGCAAGGGCGCGACGAGAACACCGGGCTGATGGTCGCCGACGAGCGCTCGATCAAGTACGGCAAACGCGATCCCAAGCTGCTCGCGTGA
- a CDS encoding MFS transporter: MSDCTTQSVAFARPSRAAARLPLAGLLALATAGFITIVTEALPAGLLPLMGRDLRVSEALVGQLVTVYAIGSIVAAIPLVAITRGMRRRPLLLIALAGFVVANTATAASPHYAFVLVARFVAGVAAGLLWALLAGYASRMVDERLRGRAIAIAMLGAPVAMSIGIPLGTTLGAALGWRATFAGVTALTLALIAWVCASLPDAPGQPSGGRLPVGRVLAVPGVLPVLSVMFAYVLAHNILYTYIAPFLASARMGARIDAALFVFGAASFVGIGLTGVWIGNGLRRLALASIALFALASALLGAASESPAVVYAGVAAWGLTFGGAATIFQTASANAAGDAADVAQSMIVTVWNLAIAGGGVAGGVLLERFGARAMPWALVALLVPAWVGAWRARRHGFPAARAS, from the coding sequence ATGAGCGACTGCACGACGCAATCCGTCGCGTTCGCGCGGCCGTCGCGCGCGGCGGCGCGCCTGCCGCTCGCCGGCCTGCTCGCGCTCGCGACGGCGGGCTTCATCACGATCGTGACCGAGGCGCTGCCCGCCGGGCTGCTGCCGCTGATGGGCCGCGACCTGCGCGTGTCGGAGGCGCTCGTCGGCCAGCTCGTCACCGTCTACGCGATCGGCTCGATCGTCGCGGCGATTCCGCTCGTCGCGATCACACGCGGCATGCGCAGGCGGCCGCTCCTGCTCATCGCGCTCGCGGGCTTCGTCGTCGCGAACACGGCGACGGCGGCGTCGCCGCATTACGCGTTCGTGCTCGTCGCGCGCTTCGTCGCCGGCGTCGCGGCGGGGCTCCTGTGGGCGCTGCTCGCGGGCTACGCGAGCCGGATGGTGGACGAGCGGCTGCGCGGCCGCGCGATCGCGATCGCGATGCTCGGCGCGCCCGTTGCGATGTCGATCGGGATTCCGCTCGGCACGACGCTCGGCGCGGCGCTCGGCTGGCGCGCGACGTTCGCCGGCGTGACGGCGCTCACGCTCGCGCTGATCGCGTGGGTGTGCGCGAGCCTGCCCGATGCGCCGGGGCAGCCGTCGGGCGGGCGGCTGCCGGTCGGCCGCGTGCTGGCGGTGCCGGGCGTGCTGCCCGTGTTGTCGGTGATGTTCGCGTATGTGCTCGCGCACAACATTCTCTACACGTACATCGCGCCGTTTCTCGCGAGCGCGCGGATGGGCGCGCGGATCGATGCGGCGTTGTTCGTGTTCGGCGCGGCGTCGTTCGTCGGAATCGGCCTGACCGGCGTGTGGATCGGCAACGGGCTGCGGCGGCTCGCGCTCGCGAGCATCGCGCTGTTCGCGCTCGCGTCGGCGCTGCTCGGCGCGGCGAGCGAATCGCCCGCCGTCGTCTATGCGGGCGTCGCCGCGTGGGGGCTCACGTTCGGCGGCGCGGCGACGATCTTCCAGACCGCGTCGGCGAACGCGGCGGGCGACGCGGCCGACGTCGCCCAATCGATGATCGTCACGGTCTGGAATCTCGCGATCGCGGGCGGAGGCGTCGCGGGCGGCGTGCTGCTCGAGCGGTTCGGCGCGCGCGCGATGCCGTGGGCGCTCGTCGCGCTACTCGTGCCCGCGTGGGTCGGCGCGTGGCGCGCGCGCCGGCACGGTTTTCCGGCGGCCCGCGCGTCGTGA
- the xylB gene encoding xylulokinase — MYLGIDLGTSEVKVLLLSPDGVVIGTAGTPFTVERAHPRWAEQHPDDWWTGTLAALAALRAQHPRAFADVRGIGLSGQMHGAVLLDRDDRVLRPAILWNDMRSADECAQLDARAPDLHAIAGNLAMPGFTAPKLLWVARHEPDVFREIACVLMPKDYLRLKLTGAKVSDPSDAAGTLWLDAAKRDWSDALLAAGGMARAQMPRIVEGNAPSGTLRADVARELGLAATVVVAGGGGDNATSALGIGATQPGDGFVSLGTSGVLSVVGDRFRPNPASAVHAFCHAIPDRWQQMSVVLSAASCLRWVCKLTSTDEPALLAEIAALAPAACENAPIFLPYLSGERTPHNDPYAQGVFFGMTHGTDRALLGHAVLEGVTLALADGFDALIAGGTQTDALSLIGGGARSAYWAQLIADALGVRTRRHGGGETGAALGAARLGWLAVGGDARDVLTKPPLHDEFAPHPARHAALRERLDAFRALYRHVRPLFEPSRERLA, encoded by the coding sequence ATGTATCTCGGTATCGATCTCGGCACTTCCGAAGTGAAGGTGCTGCTGCTTTCGCCCGACGGCGTCGTCATCGGCACCGCGGGCACGCCGTTTACCGTCGAGCGCGCGCATCCGCGCTGGGCCGAGCAGCATCCGGACGACTGGTGGACGGGCACGCTCGCCGCGCTCGCCGCATTGCGCGCGCAGCATCCGCGCGCGTTCGCCGACGTGCGCGGGATCGGCCTGTCCGGCCAGATGCACGGCGCGGTGCTGCTCGATCGCGACGACCGCGTGCTGCGCCCCGCGATCCTGTGGAACGACATGCGCAGCGCAGACGAATGCGCGCAGCTCGACGCGCGCGCGCCCGATCTTCACGCGATCGCCGGCAACCTCGCGATGCCGGGCTTCACCGCGCCGAAGCTGCTGTGGGTCGCGCGGCACGAGCCCGACGTATTCCGCGAGATCGCGTGCGTGCTGATGCCGAAGGATTATCTGCGCCTGAAGCTCACGGGCGCGAAGGTGTCCGACCCGTCCGACGCGGCGGGCACGCTGTGGCTCGACGCCGCCAAGCGCGACTGGTCCGACGCGCTCCTCGCCGCGGGCGGCATGGCGCGCGCGCAGATGCCGAGGATCGTCGAAGGCAACGCGCCGTCCGGCACGCTGCGCGCGGACGTCGCGCGCGAGCTCGGGCTCGCCGCAACGGTCGTCGTCGCGGGCGGCGGCGGCGACAACGCGACGAGCGCGCTCGGCATCGGCGCGACTCAGCCGGGCGACGGCTTCGTGTCGCTCGGCACGTCGGGCGTGCTGAGCGTCGTCGGCGACCGCTTCCGGCCGAACCCCGCCTCGGCCGTCCACGCGTTCTGCCACGCGATTCCGGACCGCTGGCAGCAGATGAGCGTCGTGCTGTCGGCGGCGAGCTGCCTGCGCTGGGTCTGCAAGCTCACGTCGACCGACGAGCCGGCGCTCCTCGCCGAAATCGCCGCGCTCGCTCCCGCCGCGTGCGAGAACGCGCCGATCTTCCTGCCCTATCTGTCCGGCGAGCGCACGCCGCACAACGATCCGTACGCGCAAGGCGTGTTCTTCGGGATGACGCACGGCACCGATCGCGCGCTGCTCGGCCATGCCGTGCTCGAAGGCGTGACGCTCGCGCTCGCCGACGGCTTCGACGCGCTGATCGCGGGCGGCACGCAGACCGACGCGCTGTCGCTGATCGGCGGCGGCGCGAGAAGCGCGTACTGGGCGCAGCTGATCGCCGACGCGCTCGGCGTGCGCACGCGCCGGCACGGCGGCGGCGAGACGGGCGCGGCGCTCGGCGCGGCGCGGCTCGGCTGGCTCGCGGTCGGCGGCGACGCGCGCGACGTGCTGACGAAGCCGCCGCTGCACGACGAGTTCGCGCCGCACCCGGCCCGCCACGCGGCGCTGCGCGAGCGGCTCGACGCGTTCCGCGCGCTGTATCGCCACGTGCGGCCGCTGTTCGAGCCGTCGCGCGAGCGGCTCGCTTGA
- a CDS encoding ABC transporter ATP-binding protein, whose protein sequence is MASVLLRNIGKRYDDNEVLRNVNLDIADGEFVVFVGPSGCGKSTLMRMIAGLEDITSGDLLIDGAKVNDAPSAKRGIAMVFQSYALYPHMTLYDNMAFGLKLAGAKKQEIDDAVKQAAKILHIDHLLDRKPKQLSGGQRQRVAIGRAITRKPKVFLFDEPLSNLDAALRVKMRLEFARLHDELKTTMIYVTHDQVEAMTLADKIVVLSAGSVQQVGTPNALYHAPANQFVAGFIGSPKMNFLAGAIESASADGALVRFATGETQRVGVDAARLRAGERVTVGIRPEHLQVGVAGGDGIVARTMAVESLGDAAYLYAESAVAPDGLIARIPPLDTHRAGEMLRVGAQPEHCHLFDADGRALERKPERALAA, encoded by the coding sequence ATGGCAAGCGTGCTCCTGCGCAACATCGGCAAGCGCTACGACGACAACGAAGTGCTGCGCAACGTGAACCTCGACATCGCGGACGGCGAGTTCGTCGTGTTCGTCGGGCCGAGCGGCTGCGGAAAATCCACGCTGATGCGGATGATCGCCGGGCTCGAGGACATCACGAGCGGCGATCTGCTGATCGACGGCGCGAAGGTCAACGACGCGCCGAGCGCGAAGCGCGGCATCGCGATGGTGTTCCAGTCGTATGCGCTCTATCCGCACATGACGCTCTACGACAACATGGCGTTCGGCCTGAAGCTCGCGGGCGCGAAGAAGCAGGAGATCGACGACGCGGTGAAGCAGGCCGCGAAGATCCTGCACATCGATCATCTGCTCGACAGGAAGCCCAAGCAGCTCTCGGGCGGGCAGCGGCAGCGCGTCGCGATCGGCCGCGCGATCACGAGAAAGCCGAAGGTGTTCCTGTTCGACGAGCCGCTGTCGAACCTCGACGCGGCGCTGCGCGTGAAGATGCGGCTCGAGTTCGCGCGGCTGCACGACGAGCTGAAGACGACGATGATCTACGTGACGCATGATCAGGTCGAGGCGATGACGCTCGCCGACAAGATCGTCGTGCTGTCGGCGGGCAGCGTGCAGCAGGTCGGCACGCCGAACGCGCTGTATCACGCGCCGGCGAACCAGTTCGTCGCCGGCTTCATCGGCTCGCCGAAGATGAACTTTCTCGCGGGCGCGATCGAATCGGCATCGGCCGACGGCGCGCTCGTGCGCTTCGCGACGGGCGAGACGCAGCGCGTCGGCGTCGATGCGGCGAGGCTGCGCGCTGGCGAGCGCGTGACGGTCGGCATTCGGCCCGAGCATCTGCAGGTCGGCGTCGCGGGCGGCGACGGCATCGTCGCTCGGACGATGGCCGTCGAATCGCTCGGCGACGCCGCGTATCTGTACGCGGAGTCGGCGGTTGCGCCGGACGGGTTGATCGCGCGCATTCCGCCGCTCGACACGCATCGCGCGGGCGAGATGCTGCGCGTCGGCGCACAGCCCGAGCATTGCCATCTGTTCGACGCAGACGGGCGCGCGCTCGAGCGCAAGCCGGAGCGCGCGCTGGCGGCTTGA
- a CDS encoding sugar-binding transcriptional regulator — MSKSSEKLDLATRAAWLYYVAGDTQNEIAEKLQVSRPVAQRLVAFAVEKNLIRVRVDHRVADCLDLAAQLSKRYGLAMCEVVPIDGDAPDAIDRKLAVAGAQVMERYLNEDRPMVIAVSSGRTLKAAVAQIAQLERPQHRLVSMVGAIAQDGSSNPYDVAQHISEKTGGKHFLLPAPLFADSEAERAQWCNHRLYRIVEKLSAEADVAFVGVGNIGAHCPLYEDGFITEQELNEMVELGAVAEMLGLPIDAQGRPIVASTSTRVTSVALDAPPKRPTIGFAGGPRKRAAVLAALRGGWLSGLVTDETCARAALAE, encoded by the coding sequence GTGTCCAAGTCCTCCGAAAAACTCGATCTCGCGACGCGCGCCGCCTGGCTCTACTACGTCGCGGGCGACACGCAGAACGAAATCGCCGAGAAGCTGCAGGTGTCGCGCCCCGTCGCGCAGCGCCTCGTCGCGTTCGCGGTCGAGAAAAACCTGATTCGCGTGCGCGTCGACCACCGCGTCGCCGATTGCCTCGATCTCGCCGCGCAGCTGTCGAAGCGCTACGGCCTCGCGATGTGCGAAGTCGTGCCGATCGACGGCGACGCGCCCGACGCGATCGACCGCAAGCTCGCCGTCGCGGGCGCGCAGGTGATGGAGCGCTATCTGAACGAAGACAGGCCGATGGTGATCGCGGTGAGCAGCGGCCGCACGCTGAAGGCCGCGGTCGCGCAGATCGCGCAGCTCGAGCGGCCGCAGCACCGGCTCGTGTCGATGGTGGGCGCGATCGCGCAGGACGGCTCGTCGAACCCGTACGACGTCGCGCAGCACATCTCCGAGAAGACGGGCGGCAAGCACTTCCTGTTGCCCGCGCCGCTCTTCGCCGACAGCGAGGCCGAGCGCGCGCAGTGGTGCAATCACCGGCTGTACCGGATCGTCGAGAAGCTCTCGGCGGAGGCGGACGTCGCGTTCGTCGGCGTCGGCAACATCGGCGCGCACTGCCCGCTGTACGAGGACGGCTTCATCACCGAGCAAGAGCTCAACGAGATGGTCGAGCTCGGCGCGGTGGCCGAGATGCTCGGCCTGCCGATCGACGCGCAGGGCCGGCCGATCGTCGCGTCGACGAGCACGCGCGTGACGAGCGTTGCGCTCGACGCGCCGCCGAAGCGGCCGACGATCGGCTTCGCGGGCGGGCCGCGCAAGCGCGCCGCGGTGCTCGCCGCGCTGCGCGGCGGCTGGCTGTCGGGGCTCGTGACCGACGAGACTTGCGCGCGGGCCGCGCTCGCGGAATAA
- the dalD gene encoding D-arabinitol 4-dehydrogenase: MSSPSNAAPAILHIGVGSFHRAHQAWYLHRVNEASPAHERWPLVVGDIRDDMRATREALAAQHGVYTLETVTPQGERAYETIRSIARVLPWSIDLAALVDAGADPACRIVSFTVTEGGYYLDEHDRLDASNPDLAADLQGARLTIYGALAALLAERVARGAGPVTLLSCDNLRSNGARFAAGMREFLSRRGLADLLAWFDANAACPSSMVDRITPRPTPDVRERVLAATGVDDACPVMGEAFIQWVIEDRFAAGRPAWEKAGAELVGDVHPYEEAKIRILNATHSCIAWAGTLAGYAYIHEGTHDAGIRRFAHAYVTNDVIPRLAPSPLDLARYRDVVLERFGNPHVRDTNQRVAADGFSKIPGFIAPTLAESIARGVEPVSTAVLPALFLRFLQRWAQGALPFAYQDGVMDAEVARAIAGAEDPVAALAAQRALWGTLAGAPALERALRAGLARVDAWLASR; this comes from the coding sequence ATGAGCAGTCCGTCCAACGCCGCGCCGGCGATCTTGCATATCGGCGTCGGCTCGTTTCACCGCGCGCATCAGGCGTGGTATCTGCATCGCGTCAACGAAGCGTCGCCGGCGCACGAACGGTGGCCGCTCGTCGTCGGCGACATCCGCGACGACATGCGCGCGACCCGCGAGGCGCTCGCCGCGCAGCACGGCGTCTACACGCTCGAAACGGTCACGCCGCAGGGCGAGCGCGCGTACGAGACGATCCGCTCGATCGCGCGCGTGCTGCCGTGGTCGATCGATCTCGCGGCGCTCGTCGACGCGGGCGCCGATCCGGCCTGCAGGATCGTGTCGTTCACGGTGACGGAAGGCGGCTACTACCTCGACGAGCACGACCGGCTCGACGCGTCGAACCCCGATCTCGCGGCCGACCTGCAAGGCGCGCGGCTCACGATCTACGGCGCGCTCGCGGCGCTCCTCGCCGAGCGCGTCGCGCGCGGCGCGGGCCCCGTCACGCTGCTGAGCTGCGACAACCTGCGCAGCAACGGCGCGCGCTTTGCCGCGGGCATGCGCGAATTCCTGTCGCGGCGCGGGCTCGCCGATCTGCTCGCGTGGTTCGACGCGAACGCCGCGTGCCCGAGCTCGATGGTCGACCGCATCACGCCGCGCCCGACGCCCGACGTGCGCGAGCGCGTGCTCGCGGCCACGGGCGTCGACGACGCGTGCCCGGTGATGGGCGAGGCGTTCATCCAGTGGGTGATCGAAGACCGCTTCGCGGCCGGCCGCCCGGCGTGGGAGAAAGCGGGCGCGGAGCTCGTCGGCGACGTCCATCCGTACGAGGAAGCGAAGATTCGCATCCTGAACGCGACGCACAGCTGCATCGCGTGGGCGGGCACGCTCGCGGGCTACGCCTACATCCACGAAGGCACGCACGACGCCGGCATCCGCCGCTTCGCGCACGCGTACGTGACCAACGACGTGATCCCGCGCCTCGCGCCGAGCCCGCTCGATCTCGCGCGCTACCGCGACGTCGTGCTCGAACGCTTCGGCAATCCGCACGTGCGCGACACGAACCAGCGCGTCGCCGCCGACGGCTTCTCGAAGATCCCCGGCTTCATCGCGCCGACGCTCGCCGAATCGATCGCGCGCGGCGTCGAGCCGGTGTCGACCGCGGTGCTGCCCGCCCTCTTCCTGCGCTTTCTGCAGCGCTGGGCGCAAGGCGCGCTGCCGTTCGCGTATCAGGACGGCGTGATGGACGCCGAGGTCGCGCGCGCGATCGCGGGCGCGGAGGACCCCGTCGCCGCGCTCGCCGCGCAACGCGCGCTGTGGGGAACGCTCGCCGGCGCGCCCGCGCTCGAGCGCGCGCTGCGCGCGGGCCTCGCGCGCGTCGACGCGTGGCTCGCGAGCCGCTGA